From a region of the Helianthus annuus cultivar XRQ/B chromosome 5, HanXRQr2.0-SUNRISE, whole genome shotgun sequence genome:
- the LOC110942160 gene encoding LRR receptor-like serine/threonine-protein kinase: MIKKVVNNNKNQSAILQCDPDLFFYNSCINKTWGSPLNNPHKTHLFNPTPPPTPPPAAAMPAPLRNPIHLPLLLILIFSLPHISFSIDVQGQALLHWKSQLNSSTNALQSWNPSDSTPCKWVGVQCNNYSHVISIELNYVDIQGPLPSNFQELKWLNVLILSSTNLTGAIPKEFGDYRELTVLDISDNSITGSIPPEICALEKLETLAVNTNMLEGPIPNEIGNLSSLKNLLLFDNEFSGEIPKSIGMLKNLEVIRAGGNRNLKGELPEEIGDCGNLVMLGIAETSVSGSLPRSLGRLKKVQTIALYTALLSGPIPEEIGNCTELRNLYLYQNSISGSIPSSIGNLRKLESLLLWQNSLVGTIPIELGTCTELVTIDLSENSLTGNIPASFGDLRKLQELQLSVNLLSGNIPNSITNCVYITHLEVDNNQLTGEIPATIGNLQSMTLFFAWNNNISGNIPASLSNCQNLQALDLSYNQLFGTIPAQLFSLQNLTKLLLLSNNLTGFIPPEIGKCSNLYRFRVNNNRLSGTVPLEIGSLKSLNFLDMSNNKFVGMIPRSISGCRNLEFLDLHSNGFSGGLPEMFPTSLQFVDMSDNGLSGSLGSSIGSLTELTKLNLGKNRFSGEFPAEIRYCSKLQLLDVGNNGFSGEIPKQLGQIPSLGISLNLSCNQFSGEIPAEFAGLSKLASLDLSRNKLSGELSILTSLQNLVSLNVSYNDFTGKLPNTPFFKNIPASNIAGNRNLYVDGAVVTPADKMGSTGHARSSAKLAMSILVSISAVLVLLGTYILIRTRLEKKEIINEKWEVTFYQKMEVYVDEIVHYLTSANVIGTGSSGVVYKVTTSNGETFAVKKMWSVEESGSFRSEIETLGSIRHKNIVRLLGWGSNQNIKLLFYDYYPNGSLSSLLHGAGKRGADWETRHEVVLGVAHALAYLHHDCVPAILHGDVKAMNVLLGPNLQPFLGDFGLARLVTRDQYDGLNQTQRPQLAGSYGYMAPEHGSAQRITEKSDVYSFGVVLLEVLTGRHPLDPTLPGGAHLVQWVRDNLHDKKDPTDVLDHQLRGRADPQMHEMLQTLAVSFLCVSPRPNDRPTMNDVVAMLKEIRHEDALTSDNDMKGKLLADPPSSPPTRKMVLQGSSNCSYAFSDEST, translated from the exons ATGATAAAGAAAGTAGTAAACAATAATAAAAaccaaagtgcaatacttcaatgTGATCCAGATCTCTTCTTCTACAATTCTTGTATAAACAAAACATGGGGTTCCCCCCTCAACAATCCCCATAAAACACATCTCTTCAATccaacaccaccaccaacaccaccaccagcagcagcaatgCCTGCACCCTTAAGAAACCCCATtcatcttcctcttcttcttaTTCTCATCTTCTCACTCCCACACATCTCTTTCTCCATTGATGTTCAAGGTCAAGCTCTTCTTCATTGGAAAAGCCAGTTAAACAGCTCCACCAATGCATTACAATCATGGAACCCTTCAGACTCAACCCCATGCAAATGGGTTGGAGTTCAATGCAATAACTATTCTCATGTTATTAGTATAGAGCTAAATTATGTGGATATTCAAGGTCCATTGCCTTCAAACTTTCAAGAGTTGAAATGGTTGAATGTATTAATTCTCTCATCTACAAATCTCACCGGAGCGATCCCGAAAGAGTTCGGCGACTATCGCGAGCTTACGGTTCTTGATATTTCGGATAATTCGATCACCGGGAGTATCCCCCCGGAGATTTGCGCGCTCGAGAAGCTCGAAACGCTTGCGGTTAACACCAACATGCTCGAAGGCCCGATCCCGAACGAGATCGGGAACCTTTCgagtttgaaaaacttgttgttgTTTGATAATGAGTTCAGTGGTGAGATTCCTAAGAGTATAGGGATGTTGAAGAATCTTGAAGTGATTAGGGCTGGTGGGAATAGGAATTTAAAAGGTGAATTGCCTGAAGAAATTGGAGATTGTGGGAATTTAGTAATGTTGGGGATTGCGGAAACGAGTGTTTCCGGGAGCCTTCCGAGGAGTCTCGGAAGGCTGAAAAAGGTCCAGACAATAGCGCTGTATACAGCGCTATTGTCTGGACCAATTCCCGAAGAAATCGGGAACTGTACAGAGTTAAGGAATCTTTACCTGTACCAGAACTCGATTTCCGGGTCAATCCCGAGCTCGATCGGAAACCTCCGAAAACTCGAAAGCCTGTTGCTATGGCAAAACAGTTTAGTCGGAACAATTCCGATCGAGCTCGGGACATGTACCGAGCTCGTTACCATCGATTTATCGGAGAATTCGTTAACCGGAAACATTCCGGCGAGCTTCGGAGATTTACGAAAGCTTCAAGAGCTTCAGTTATCCGTTAATCTGTTATCCGGTAACATCCCGAATTCGATTACTAACTGTGTTTATATAACTCATTTAGAAGTTGATAACAATCAACTCACCGGCGAGATTCCGGCGACCATCGGAAATTTACAGAGTATGACTCTGTTTTTTGCATGGAATAATAATATCTCCGGCAACATTCCGGCGTCTTTATCTAACTGTCAGAATCTTCAAGCTCTTGATCTCTCATATAACCAATTGTTCGGTACAATTCCGGCACAGTTATTTTCCCTCCAAAATCTTACAAAATTGTTATTACTTTCCAACAATTTGACCGGTTTTATCCCGCCGGAGATCGGAAAATGTTCAAATTTGTACCGGTTTAGAGTCAACAATAACCGGCTTTCGGGTACTGTTCCATTAGAAATTGGGAGTTTAAAGAGTTTGAATTTTCTTGATATGAGTAACAATAAGTTTGTTGGAATGATTCCGAGATCGATATCGGGTTGCCGGAACCTTGAGTTTCTTGATCTTCATTCAAATGGGTTTTCCGGTGGGTTGCCGGAGATGTTTCCGACGAGTTTACAGTTTGTTGACATGTCGGATAATGGGCTTTCGGGTTCGTTGGGTTCGAGTATTGGGTCGTTGACGGAGTTGACGAAGCTTAATTTGGGGAAGAATAGGTTTTCCGGTGAGTTTCCGGCGGAGATCCGGTATTGTAGTAAGCTGCAGTTGTTGGATGTTGGGAATAATGGGTTTTCCGGTGAGATTCCGAAGCAATTGGGGCAAATTCCGTCACTCGGAATCTCGTTAAATTTGAGTTGTAATCAGTTTTCCGGCGAGATTCCGGCTGAGTTTGCCGGTCTGAGCAAATTGGCAAGCTTAGACTTATCCCGGAATAAGTTATCCGGCGAGTTGAGCATTCTTACAAGTCTTCAAAACCTTGTGTCACTTAACGTGTCGTATAACGACTTCACCGGAAAGTTACCGAACACTCCGTTTTTCAAAAACATTCCGGCTTCCAACATTGCTGGAAACCGGAATCTTTATGTTGACGGAGCGGTGGTGACTCCGGCCGACAAAATGGGGTCCACCGGCCATGCCAGGTCATCGGCCAAGTTGGCGATGTCAATCCTAGTCAGCATTAGCGCGGTGCTGGTGTTACTAGGGACTTACATTTTGATCCGAACCCGTTTGGAGAAAAAAGAGATAATAAATGAAAAATGGGAAGTTACATTTTATCAAAAAATGGAAGTTTATGTTGACGAAATCGTGCATTATTTGACTTCGGCGAATGTGATTGGGACCGGGAGCTCGGGTGTGGTGTACAAAGTGACAACGTCGAATGGAGAAACGTTCGCGGTGAAGAAAATGTGGTCCGTGGAAGAATCGGGGTCATTTAGGTCTGAAATCGAGACGTTGGGTTCTATTCGACACAAGAATATTGTTAGGTTGTTAGGGTGGGGGTCGAACCAGAACATTAAACTTTTGTTTTATGATTATTATCCGAATGGAAGTTTGAGTTCGTTACTCCACGGTGCTGGGAAACGAGGAGCGGATTGGGAGACGAGGCACGAGGTTGTACTAGGTGTCGCTCATGCGCTTGCATATCTACACCATGATTGTGTGCCGGCGATTTTGCATGGAGATGTGAAAGCTATGAATGTGTTGTTGGGTCCAAACTTGCAACCCTTTCTTGGTGATTTTGGGCTTGCTAGACTTGTTACAAGGGATCAATATGATGGGTTGAACCAAACCCAGAGACCGCAGTTAGCGGGTTCTTACGGATATATGGCACCCG AACATGGGTCGGCTCAGCGTATCACTGAAAAGAGCGATGTATACAGTTTTGGAGTGGTCCTATTAGAGGTATTAACAGGGAGACATCCACTAGACCCAACTCTGCCAGGTGGCGCACACTTAGTTCAATGGGTACGAGACAACCTTCACGACAAGAAAGACCCAACCGACGTTCTTGATCACCAACTTAGAGGAAGAGCCGATCCACAAATGCACGAAATGCTCCAAACACTCGCGGTTTCATTTCTTTGCGTGAGTCCACGGCCCAATGACCGCCCAACCATGAACGACGTGGTTGCAATGCTCAAGGAGATCCGACACGAGGATGCTCTAACATCCGATAACGATATGAAAGGAAAACTTTTGGCTGATCCTCCGTCCTCGCCTCCCACTAGAAAGATGGTTTTACAAGGCTCTTCGAATTGCTCGTACGCGTTCTCGGATGAATCCACTTAA
- the LOC110942159 gene encoding kinesin-like protein KIN-14F isoform X1 yields the protein MPQETDHRSNSVILNTPSKNFRGLKALNSLTNNGNEEFIDDRELAQRKAEAAAARRNEAAEWLRQMDHGAAEALPTEPSEEHFCQSLRNGLILCNVLNKVNPGAIPKVVEIPIIETEGAAQTAIQYFENMRNFLVAVGRMKLLTFEVSDLEKGGSSGKVVDCILCLKGYHEWRQSGGVGVWKYGGTVRITSFPKGSPSSLIGSESADESLDESESSQFEELLEYLHLSSEVALEESKALTALTFLFDHFAIGLLQAYLTETNELDDFPLNTMVIDIVLRKAVKDLSGLLISQGNQLGIFLKNMLKGNGKPLLKHEFVQSISKYIDQRSGFVSNDFSKFCVCGGKGKSMWNNINYSCEKTNVFDFQQKQLEELKASFHLTKLEVQQAHLAWEQELKKIVHHTKDLEVASSSYHKVLEENRQLYNQVQDLKGAIRVYCRVKPLSHEQTDEQSTVDYIGENGNIMIVNRHKQGKDARKMFTFNKVFGGNTTQEQIYVDTQPLIRSVLDGYNVCIFAYGQTGSGKTYTMSGPDITTKETWGVNYRALRDLFQLTETRKDFIKYEVGVQMIEIYNEQVRDLLVVDGSQRRLDIRNNSQLNGLNVPDASLVSVKCTQDVLDLMKIGQRNRAVGATALNERSSRSHSVLTVHIRGKELVSGSTLKGCLHLVDLAGSERVDKSEATGDRLKEAQHINKSLSALGDVISALAQKSTHIPYRNSKLTQVLQDSLGGHAKTLMFVHINPESNALGETISTLKFAERVASIELGAAKSNKETGEIREMKEEISNMKLLLEKKEAELEQLRNGNARRAISPVHMPKFNLTNSLRQDNNNQSYVDDNKLPEQVRSCSSGKQRRARFPSKFTDKDYIPKMPLLAEERSPSPPLRRSISTDRGARIKTKIKPDTTVNPPITKTQYPTRAFINRSLATLPILPSTDTKRDNFSEALLNLPRINSRKANHQEQEDEQFKQMLKVKNNQVKAKGQHHVKQIVFSDMDVGQTVEEGQRSDFSEPENEHGSTRLHVPVGAKKLQRSSSRNLHNVEVRETGRSENKSSNGANKNGNEGSNASVPKFMRSRSTPRGKSVVQP from the exons atgccACAGGAAACCGATCATCGTTCGAATTCTGTGATATTAAACACACCTAGCAAGAATTTCAGAGGACTCAAAGCTCTAAATTCATTGACAAATAATGGCAATGAAGAGTTCATTGATGATCGTGAATTAGCACAGCGAAAAGCCGAAGCAGCAg CGGCAAGGAGGAACGAGGCGGCGGAATGGCTAAGACAAATGGACCATGGTGCGGCGGAGGCTTTGCCGACCGAACCCTCCGAGGAACATTTCTGTCAGTCCCTTCGCAACGGCCTCATCCTCTGCAATGTTCTCAACAAAGTCAACCCTGGTGCAATCCCAAAG GTGGTGGAAATTCCGATTATTGAGACGGAGGGGGCGGCGCAAACAGCAATtcagtattttgaaaacatgcGGAATTTTTTAGTTGCTGTTGGGCGAATGAAGCTTCTTACGTTTGAGGTTTCTGATCTTGAAAAG GGTGGATCATCCGGCAAAGTCGTAGATTGCATACTATGTTTAAAAGGTTATCACGAGTGGCGGCAATCAGGCGGGGTTGGCGTATGGAAATACGGTGGGACCGTGAGAATCACATCCTTCCCAAAAGGATCACCTTCTTCGTTAATCGGCAGTGAAAGTGCCGATGAATCTTTAGATGAGTCCGAGTCGTCACAATTCGAAGAATTACTAGAGTATTTACATCTATCAAGTGAAGTAGCTCTTGAGGAATCAAAAGCGTTGACTGCACTCACTTTCCTCTTTGACCATTTCGCTATCGGGCTTTTACAAGCTTATCTCACCGAGACTAACGAACTTGATGATTTTCCTTTGAATACAATG GTTATCGATATAGTACTCAGGAAGGCGGTTAAAGATCTTTCGGGACTGCTGATCTCTCAAGGAAATCAG CTCGGTATCTTTTTGAAGAACATGTTAAAGGGCAATGGCAAACCGTTACTGAAGCATGAATTCGTACAATCCATTTCAAAATATATAGACCAAAGATCCGGTTTTGTATCGAATGATTTCTCGAAGTTTTGCGTATGTGGTGGCAAGGGTAAAAGCATGTGGAATAATATTAATTACTCATGCGAGAAAACAAATGTGTTCGATTTTCAACAAAAACAACTTGAG GAGTTAAAAGCTAGCTTTCATTTAACAAAACTGGAAGTCCAACAAGCTCATTTAGCCTGGGAACAAGAACTTAAGAAAATTG TGCATCACACTAAGGATCTTGAAGTAGCATCTTCTTCATACCACAAGGTTTTGGAAGAAAACCGACAACTTTACAATCAAGTTCAAGATCTAAAAG gaGCAATAAGAGTATACTGTAGAGTGAAACCCTTATCGCATGAGCAAACCGATGAACAATCAACGGTTGATTATATAGGAGAAAATGGAAATATTATGATTGTTAATCGTCATAAGCAGGGCAAAGATGCTAGGAAAATGTTCACTTTCAATAAGGTTTTTGGAGGGAACACAACTCAAG AGCAAATATATGTAGATACACAGCCATTGATTAGATCTGTGCTTGATGGTTATAATGTTTGTATCTTTGCTTATGGCCAGACTGGATCAGGGAAGACATACACAATG AGTGGCCCTGACATAACAACAAAGGAAACATGGGGTGTGAACTACCGGGCCCTACGAGATCTATTTCAGTTAACCGAAACAAGGAAGGATTTTATAAAATATGAAGTTGGGGTTCAAATGATTGAAATATATAATGAACAAGTGAGAGATCTCTTGGTAGTTGATGGTTCCCAAAGAAG GTTGGATATACGAAATAATTCGCAACTGAATGGTCTCAATGTTCCTGATGCATCTTTAGTGTCTGTTAAATGCACTCAAGATGTTCTCGATTTAATGAAAATTGGGCAAAGAAATCGTGCGGTTGGTGCTACTGCTTTAAATGAACGAAGTAGCCGTTCACACAG TGTTCTAACCGTTCACATCCGAGGAAAAGAGCTAGTTTCCGGATCTACCTTAAAGGGTTGCCTTCATTTAGTAGATCTAGCGGGAAGTGAACGTGTGGACAAATCAGAGGCCACCGGGGACCGCCTAAAAGAAGCTCAACATATTAATAAATCTCTCTCCGCACTCGGAGATGTCATTTCTGCTCTTGCACAAAAGAGCACACACATTCCTTACCGAAATAGCAAACTTACTCAAGTATTACAAGATTCTTTGG GCGGGCATGCGAAAACGCTTATGTTTGTGCATATAAATCCCGAGAGTAATGCGCTTGGAGAGACAATTAGCACCCTAAAATTTGCTGAAAGGGTTGCCTCAATTGAATTAGGCGCTGCTAAATCTAACAAAGAAACCGGTGAAATCAGAGAGATGAAAGAAGAG ATATCCAATATGAAGCTGTTGTTGGAGAAAAAAGAGGCCGAGTTAGAGCAATTAAGGAACGGGAATGCAAGACGTGCAATTTCACCCGTTCACATGCCAAAATTTAATCTTACAAACAGTTTGCGGCAAGATAATAATAATCAGAGCTATGTTGATGACAATAAGCTTCCCGAG CAGGTTAGAAGTTGTTCATCAGGTAAGCAAAGGAGGGCCCGTTTCCCCTCGAAGTTCACCGACAAAGATTATATTCCCAAAATGCCCCTTCTAGCCGAAGAAAGATCCCCATCTCCTCCCTTGAGAAGATCGATATCCACCGATAGAGGGGCCCGCATAAAAACCAAGATTAAGCCCGACACAACTGTTAATCCTCCAATCACAAAAACACAATATCCTACACGCGCTTTCATCAACCGATCTCTAGCCACATTACCGATTTTACCCTCCACTGATACTAAAAGAGATAACTTTTCTGAGGCGTTACTTAATCTTCCTAGAATTAATTCTAGGAAAGCTAATCATCAAGAGCAAGAAGACGAGCAATTTAAGCAAATGCTTAAGGTCAAGAATAATCAGGTCAAAGCGAAAGGTCAACACCATGTTAAGCAGATAGTGTTTTCTGATATGGATGTTGGTCAAACTGTTGAAGAAGGTCAAAGAAGCGATTTTTCAGAGCCGGAAAATGAGCATGGTTCGACTAGGTTGCATGTTCCAGTTGGGGCTAAAAAGCTTCAACGAAGCTCATCGAGAAACTTGCATAATGTGGAAGTCAG GGAAACCGGAAGAAGTGAAAATAAATCCTCAAATGGTGCTAATAAGAATGGAAATGAAGGCAGCAACGCCTCGGTTCCTAAATTTATGAGGAGCCGTTCTACGCCTCGAGGAAAATCCGTGGTTCAACCTTGA
- the LOC110942159 gene encoding kinesin-like protein KIN-14F isoform X2 encodes MPQETDHRSNSVILNTPSKNFRGLKALNSLTNNGNEEFIDDRELAQRKAEAAAARRNEAAEWLRQMDHGAAEALPTEPSEEHFCQSLRNGLILCNVLNKVNPGAIPKVVEIPIIETEGAAQTAIQYFENMRNFLVAVGRMKLLTFEVSDLEKGGSSGKVVDCILCLKGYHEWRQSGGVGVWKYGGTVRITSFPKGSPSSLIGSESADESLDESESSQFEELLEYLHLSSEVALEESKALTALTFLFDHFAIGLLQAYLTETNELDDFPLNTMVIDIVLRKAVKDLSGLLISQGNQLGIFLKNMLKGNGKPLLKHEFVQSISKYIDQRSGFVSNDFSKFCVCGGKGKSMWNNINYSCEKTNVFDFQQKQLEELKASFHLTKLEVQQAHLAWEQELKKIVHHTKDLEVASSSYHKVLEENRQLYNQVQDLKGAIRVYCRVKPLSHEQTDEQSTVDYIGENGNIMIVNRHKQGKDARKMFTFNKVFGGNTTQEQIYVDTQPLIRSVLDGYNVCIFAYGQTGSGKTYTMSGPDITTKETWGVNYRALRDLFQLTETRKDFIKYEVGVQMIEIYNEQVRDLLVVDGSQRRLDIRNNSQLNGLNVPDASLVSVKCTQDVLDLMKIGQRNRAVGATALNERSSRSHSVLTVHIRGKELVSGSTLKGCLHLVDLAGSERVDKSEATGDRLKEAQHINKSLSALGDVISALAQKSTHIPYRNSKLTQVLQDSLGGHAKTLMFVHINPESNALGETISTLKFAERVASIELGAAKSNKETGEIREMKEEISNMKLLLEKKEAELEQLRNGNARRAISPVHMPKFNLTNSLRQDNNNQSYVDDNKLPEVRSCSSGKQRRARFPSKFTDKDYIPKMPLLAEERSPSPPLRRSISTDRGARIKTKIKPDTTVNPPITKTQYPTRAFINRSLATLPILPSTDTKRDNFSEALLNLPRINSRKANHQEQEDEQFKQMLKVKNNQVKAKGQHHVKQIVFSDMDVGQTVEEGQRSDFSEPENEHGSTRLHVPVGAKKLQRSSSRNLHNVEVRETGRSENKSSNGANKNGNEGSNASVPKFMRSRSTPRGKSVVQP; translated from the exons atgccACAGGAAACCGATCATCGTTCGAATTCTGTGATATTAAACACACCTAGCAAGAATTTCAGAGGACTCAAAGCTCTAAATTCATTGACAAATAATGGCAATGAAGAGTTCATTGATGATCGTGAATTAGCACAGCGAAAAGCCGAAGCAGCAg CGGCAAGGAGGAACGAGGCGGCGGAATGGCTAAGACAAATGGACCATGGTGCGGCGGAGGCTTTGCCGACCGAACCCTCCGAGGAACATTTCTGTCAGTCCCTTCGCAACGGCCTCATCCTCTGCAATGTTCTCAACAAAGTCAACCCTGGTGCAATCCCAAAG GTGGTGGAAATTCCGATTATTGAGACGGAGGGGGCGGCGCAAACAGCAATtcagtattttgaaaacatgcGGAATTTTTTAGTTGCTGTTGGGCGAATGAAGCTTCTTACGTTTGAGGTTTCTGATCTTGAAAAG GGTGGATCATCCGGCAAAGTCGTAGATTGCATACTATGTTTAAAAGGTTATCACGAGTGGCGGCAATCAGGCGGGGTTGGCGTATGGAAATACGGTGGGACCGTGAGAATCACATCCTTCCCAAAAGGATCACCTTCTTCGTTAATCGGCAGTGAAAGTGCCGATGAATCTTTAGATGAGTCCGAGTCGTCACAATTCGAAGAATTACTAGAGTATTTACATCTATCAAGTGAAGTAGCTCTTGAGGAATCAAAAGCGTTGACTGCACTCACTTTCCTCTTTGACCATTTCGCTATCGGGCTTTTACAAGCTTATCTCACCGAGACTAACGAACTTGATGATTTTCCTTTGAATACAATG GTTATCGATATAGTACTCAGGAAGGCGGTTAAAGATCTTTCGGGACTGCTGATCTCTCAAGGAAATCAG CTCGGTATCTTTTTGAAGAACATGTTAAAGGGCAATGGCAAACCGTTACTGAAGCATGAATTCGTACAATCCATTTCAAAATATATAGACCAAAGATCCGGTTTTGTATCGAATGATTTCTCGAAGTTTTGCGTATGTGGTGGCAAGGGTAAAAGCATGTGGAATAATATTAATTACTCATGCGAGAAAACAAATGTGTTCGATTTTCAACAAAAACAACTTGAG GAGTTAAAAGCTAGCTTTCATTTAACAAAACTGGAAGTCCAACAAGCTCATTTAGCCTGGGAACAAGAACTTAAGAAAATTG TGCATCACACTAAGGATCTTGAAGTAGCATCTTCTTCATACCACAAGGTTTTGGAAGAAAACCGACAACTTTACAATCAAGTTCAAGATCTAAAAG gaGCAATAAGAGTATACTGTAGAGTGAAACCCTTATCGCATGAGCAAACCGATGAACAATCAACGGTTGATTATATAGGAGAAAATGGAAATATTATGATTGTTAATCGTCATAAGCAGGGCAAAGATGCTAGGAAAATGTTCACTTTCAATAAGGTTTTTGGAGGGAACACAACTCAAG AGCAAATATATGTAGATACACAGCCATTGATTAGATCTGTGCTTGATGGTTATAATGTTTGTATCTTTGCTTATGGCCAGACTGGATCAGGGAAGACATACACAATG AGTGGCCCTGACATAACAACAAAGGAAACATGGGGTGTGAACTACCGGGCCCTACGAGATCTATTTCAGTTAACCGAAACAAGGAAGGATTTTATAAAATATGAAGTTGGGGTTCAAATGATTGAAATATATAATGAACAAGTGAGAGATCTCTTGGTAGTTGATGGTTCCCAAAGAAG GTTGGATATACGAAATAATTCGCAACTGAATGGTCTCAATGTTCCTGATGCATCTTTAGTGTCTGTTAAATGCACTCAAGATGTTCTCGATTTAATGAAAATTGGGCAAAGAAATCGTGCGGTTGGTGCTACTGCTTTAAATGAACGAAGTAGCCGTTCACACAG TGTTCTAACCGTTCACATCCGAGGAAAAGAGCTAGTTTCCGGATCTACCTTAAAGGGTTGCCTTCATTTAGTAGATCTAGCGGGAAGTGAACGTGTGGACAAATCAGAGGCCACCGGGGACCGCCTAAAAGAAGCTCAACATATTAATAAATCTCTCTCCGCACTCGGAGATGTCATTTCTGCTCTTGCACAAAAGAGCACACACATTCCTTACCGAAATAGCAAACTTACTCAAGTATTACAAGATTCTTTGG GCGGGCATGCGAAAACGCTTATGTTTGTGCATATAAATCCCGAGAGTAATGCGCTTGGAGAGACAATTAGCACCCTAAAATTTGCTGAAAGGGTTGCCTCAATTGAATTAGGCGCTGCTAAATCTAACAAAGAAACCGGTGAAATCAGAGAGATGAAAGAAGAG ATATCCAATATGAAGCTGTTGTTGGAGAAAAAAGAGGCCGAGTTAGAGCAATTAAGGAACGGGAATGCAAGACGTGCAATTTCACCCGTTCACATGCCAAAATTTAATCTTACAAACAGTTTGCGGCAAGATAATAATAATCAGAGCTATGTTGATGACAATAAGCTTCCCGAG GTTAGAAGTTGTTCATCAGGTAAGCAAAGGAGGGCCCGTTTCCCCTCGAAGTTCACCGACAAAGATTATATTCCCAAAATGCCCCTTCTAGCCGAAGAAAGATCCCCATCTCCTCCCTTGAGAAGATCGATATCCACCGATAGAGGGGCCCGCATAAAAACCAAGATTAAGCCCGACACAACTGTTAATCCTCCAATCACAAAAACACAATATCCTACACGCGCTTTCATCAACCGATCTCTAGCCACATTACCGATTTTACCCTCCACTGATACTAAAAGAGATAACTTTTCTGAGGCGTTACTTAATCTTCCTAGAATTAATTCTAGGAAAGCTAATCATCAAGAGCAAGAAGACGAGCAATTTAAGCAAATGCTTAAGGTCAAGAATAATCAGGTCAAAGCGAAAGGTCAACACCATGTTAAGCAGATAGTGTTTTCTGATATGGATGTTGGTCAAACTGTTGAAGAAGGTCAAAGAAGCGATTTTTCAGAGCCGGAAAATGAGCATGGTTCGACTAGGTTGCATGTTCCAGTTGGGGCTAAAAAGCTTCAACGAAGCTCATCGAGAAACTTGCATAATGTGGAAGTCAG GGAAACCGGAAGAAGTGAAAATAAATCCTCAAATGGTGCTAATAAGAATGGAAATGAAGGCAGCAACGCCTCGGTTCCTAAATTTATGAGGAGCCGTTCTACGCCTCGAGGAAAATCCGTGGTTCAACCTTGA